NNNNNNNNNNNNNNNNNNNNNNNNNNNNNNNNNNNNNNNNNNNNNNNNNNNNNNNNNNNNNNNNNNNNNNNNNNNNNNNNNNNNNNNNNNNNNNNNNNNNNNNNNNNNNNNNNNNNNNNNNNNNNNNNNNNNNNNNNNNNNNNNNNNNNNNNNNNNNNNNNNNNNNNNNNNNNNNNNNNNNNNNNNNNNNNNNNNNNNNNNNNNNNNNNNNNNNNNNNNNNNNNNNNNNNNNNNNNNNNNNNNNNNNNNNNNNNNNNNNNNNNNNNNNNNNNNNNNNNNNNNNNNNNNNNNNNNNNNNNNNNNNNNNNNNNNNNNNNNNNNNNNNNNNNNNNNNNNNNNNNNNNNNNNNNNNNNNNNNNNNNNNNNNNNNNNNNNNNNNNNNNNNNNNNNNNNNNNNNNNNNNNNNNNNNNNNNNNNNNNNNNNNNNNNNNNNNNNNNNNNNNNNNNNNNNNNNNNNNNNNNNNNNNNNNNNNNNNNNNNNNNNNNNNNNNNNNNNNNNNNNNNNNNNNNNNNNNNNNNNNNNNNNNNNNNNNNNNNNNNNNNNNNNNNNNNNNNNNNNNNNNNNNNNNNNNNNNNNNNNNNNNNNNNNNNNNNNNNNNNNNNNNNNNNNNNNNNNNNNNNNNNNNNNNNNNNNNNNNNNNNNNNNNNNNNNNNNNNNNNNNNNNNNNNNNNNNNNNNNNNNNNNNNNNNNNNNNNNNNNNNNNNNNNNNNNNNNNNNNNNNNNNNNNNNNNNNNNNNNNNATATATATATATATATATATATATATATAATATCACCAACATATATACTTAGTTACTTACTATCCACATCTTAATAGTCATGACTTGCATGCCTCTGAAAGTAGAAGTTCCACCGCTCGCACCTTCAACTGCGATAATGACTGGTTTCCGCGAAGCCGCAACATTTGAGGTTGTAACATGTTTGAACGAGATTCAGTCGACTAGATTGAAAGAACTCGCAAATGGGATGACTAAAGACGTTTTATTAGATTCGAACCAAAAGGGTTACAAGAGTGACAGAAGAGCGAGAAAGACAGCCCAGAAAGCTCAAAGCAACAAGATCAAAGAGATGACTAAAACCCTAGATCTAGCCGCTCAGTGTGTAAATCCCAAAAGTCCCTTTCTTGTTGCTTCCTCTTCCCCTTTTATAGGTCTCCTGTCTTTGATACTCTAATTTCGTACCTCTTTGGGCCTTGATGCGAGAGGACGAGTATACGGGCCTGGGCAAAGTTCCCTCCAAGCTGGGTACTTCGGATCGGCTTAGTCGACCGGCTAAAAGTACTCTAAGGTCGAGATGACGTCTTTAGCCGTCGAACCGACTAAACTAATCCAACTTGCTGGATTATGACATGTTATTCGATGGGCCTTGTGGAAGGATGTAATCCATCTCCTGCATCCTCAAATCAAGAATTGAAAACTATGGTCGATTTTTGGACCCGCAGATCTAAAGTTGAGCAAGAATCAAAATCGTTGGTTTTTGGGGCGAGATCACAATAATTAGGAAGTTAGACATAAACTAATATACGTATCACCTCCAACGTTAAACCTCAAAACAATAGTCATCTAGTCTGACAAGGTTTCTACCCGTAATGCCTCACATTTTCACATAAAAGTATCAGAACTTTGACAGAAACAGCTCCTAGGATGGCGTAATTGCCTAATATAGTTCTCATTGCACACAACAAGGACAACGTGATTAACTGAATCCAAACGAGTAACATTTAAAAAAAAAAAAAAACCCAAGGACAGCGTACAATAGTTAAATAGGCAAAATATTCACTAGATCACTCGCAAATTCAGACAAACAAGACAAATGTATATGTATTGAACAAATATTACATATTACATATATATAGATGTATATACTTATTTGTGTGCAGTGAAATGTTTTTTAACATAATTATATTGCTGTATAAGCATACCTATATCTTTTCGCCTTTTCACAATCTCTTGCACTACAACTCGGGTGAAAAGATAGACGCCTTTATCACCTAAAGGGTCTTACCGCTACAATAAACGTGTCTCTGACAGAGATCAGCTTTCTTAAGGCCTCAGCCATCGATATCCGGTCCACCGGTGATTCTTCTGAACACCTGACTCCCACCTGATACACAAGCTGGGACAAGCATTCCACCATTTCGACTCCAAGAACCGGATCATCTGCCCCACAGAGAATAGATTGGTCTGTGATATCTACTGCTCTTCGTTCCTGCAATATTGCTGATTTGGTAAAGCCATGGAGAGTTAAACCGTCCACGAATAACTCATTGGTGGGCCTTTTTCCAGTGAACATTTCCAACAGGAGGATCCCAAAGCTGTACACATCTCCCACTATCGAAGGATGACCTCCCATTCCATATTCTAAAAGTTCAATAATTAACTACAATGAGATAAAATGATATCAAGGTTTAATCTTATGTATAAACATACCTGGTGCAGCATATCCGATGGTCCCACGAACAGCCGCCGAGCTGAACTTCGTATGAAACGATTCACGATCGAATTTCAGGAGGAGACGAGCCAAACCAAAGTCACTTACATGAGCAGTTAAATCTTCATCTAGAAGAATATTGCTTGGCTTAAGATCACAGTGGGCTATTGGAGAGTGACAGTAAGTATGAAGATAAACCAGAGCCGAAGCAACATCTATAGCAATGTTGAGTCTTTCCAAAAGGGTCAGGGTTCTTCTCGATGGACCGTCAGATTCTTCCGGGTGCAGCCACATGTCCAAGTTTCCATTAGCCATGAACTCATAAACTAAAGCTCTGAAACCATTTCCTTCAGAATCCACACTCGAACAGACAGTAACCAACTTCACAAGGTTGCGATGCCTCACACCTCCTAATGCTTCACATTCTGCCATGAAGCTCTTTGCAGCTCCACGTTTGCTGAGATTCAAAACTTTTATGGCAACGATCTTGTTCTTGGACCCAAGAAATCCTTTATACACTGCCCCAAAGTTACCTGACCCAATCAAATTGCTGGAAGAGAAGCCACCGGTTATCTTGTAAAGCTCATCGTAACTTATCTTTTCATAGACCGACTTCACAGGGGAAAGAGACCGATCATTCTCATTGTTGTTACCCCTGACGTTCTTCGTCCTCTGTTTGTACCGGCATATATAAAACACAGACAGAGACAACAGCAAAAGAGATGCTATACCTGAACTGACACAAATGGCGATTATCTTTTTGACTGACGACGAATGCTTTCTTGGTAATTCTACAGAGCACGGCTCAAGCAGTAATGATGGGATGCCTCCACAGAGGTTTATGTTGCCAGCGATCGACATTGCACTGGTATTACCAAATATTCCTTCTGTTGGCACAGCTCCTTCGAAGTTGTTCATAGAGAGATTCAGATTCTGTAGCTTCGAAAAGTTTGCCAAATATTCAGGTATCGTGCCAGAGAGATTGTTCTTAGACAGATCTAGGAACCTGAGGCCAGTCAACCTTCTCATATCTGGAATGGAACCAACAAATGAATTACCTTGCAGCCAAAGATATTCTAGTGAGAGACAATTCCCCAAGGAGCTTGGAATCTGTCCTGACAGTTTGTTGTACGAAACGTCTAGACCAAGCAGAAACTTAAGGTTTCCAACGTCTTCTCTCAAAGGGCCAACCAAAGAGTTAAAAGAGACATTTAAGATGATGAGAGACGGTAGTTCCATAAGCTCATGGGGTATGCTGCCATTCAACTTATTAGTCCCCAGGTTCAGGTCTAGAAGGTAGCTGCAGCGTCCAAGACTTGAAGGGATGCTTCCTTCAAAAGTGTTGTTTATCAGATAGAGGTACGTTAGCCAAGTGATATTGCCCAAGGAAGATGGTATCTCTCCAGACAGTTGATTTGAATAGAGCAAGACTTTTCTCAATTCAGAAAGTTCTCCGAACGAGGGAGGAAGTTTGCCTGTCAGCAGATTTTCTCCCATGTCTAACGCTTGCAGGCGTACGAGATTCGCAATGCCATGAGGAATACTTCCAGATATGAAATTAATGCCAAGGGAGAGCTCGGTTAACTGGGTGGAGAGATTGGCGATGGACATAGGCAGCTGCCCGCCCAGTTTGTTCATACCAACATTCAAGTACTGCAACCGAGTGCAGTTAGCCATTGCACCAAGAAAATCAAGATCACCAGAAGAGTAGCTTCCCAGAGAGTTGTTATTAAGGCCTAGCCTTAATAAATTCCGAAGTCTCCCAAAACTCAATGGTATCTTTCCGTTGAGATGGTTAGATGGAATGTCAAGCTGTTGAAGATTTGAAATATTGGAAAGTGACTCCGGAATAGAACCGGTGAAATTATTTATCCCCATGTATAGTATTTGAAGGTTAGGAAGAAGAGAACCAAAGTCAGGTCTAAGGGAGCCGGAGAAACTGTTGCCGGTGATAGACAGGAATACTAGAGAGGACATGTTGTAAATTGGAAGAGGGAACACACCTGTAAACTTGTTCAATGCTATTCGGAAGAACACCATCTGTTTCAGTCTGGCTATGCTACCTGGGATCTCTCCATCCATTTGGTTATATATGATGTCGAGCATCTGGAGTGATGTCAGGTTTCCCAATGAGGCAGGGAACTTCCCTGTTAGATTGTTTCTACCAAGAGACAGAAGGACAAGCTTAGACAGGGAACCGAACTCTGCAGGCACGCCTTGTTCAAAATGATTTGATGATAGATCAAGGGACGAGAGGCTAGAACAGTTAGAAAGAACAACAGGGAGAGCCCCTCCAAGAAAATTATTGCTCATGTTTAAATATTGAAGCCTGAACAAGTTTCCAACCTCAAAAGGGATGGCACCACGGAAAAAGTTGTCTGCAAGATTCAGTGATCTTAGAAATGAGAGGTTACCGATAAAAGGAGAGACTATACCTGTTAGCTTCAGTCCTCCCAGGTCAACACCGGTTACTCTTCTGTGTTTGGAGCCGCACTTGACTCCAGTCCACATACATAGAGGCAGGGAGTCGTTCCACGAGTCTAACACGACTCTATTTGTTTCTGAAACATGTGCCTTGAACTCTAGCAATGCTTGTTTATCAGTCTCCTCCGTCAATCTGATTGTTTGAGCACAGAGCATATCTAAATCTTCGAATGGCACAATGACAAGGAAAGCAGAAACAAGAATCAGCCTCATGACCTTAAATGTAAAACCCATGGGGAGTATAAAAGATTTTCTCCTTTCAGAACCAGGATGATTGTTAACTGAGATTATAAGCAAAGAAAAAGCATTAGCATATGGATCCCTATGCAATTATGAGGAATATATATAGCATAAATAGCTTTCAGAAACTGGCAGATAGAGTGAGGATATTCTACATACACCATGGGCCATGGGTAGGCGGATTTTTCTCAACGCTCATTGGCTTTGACCCTCAAAGTAAAATAGAGCTATGACTTTTTCTCGGGCTAATTGGTTAACTACTTCATTTCGTCAAAGTCAACTGTCAGGCTCTGATCACATATATACTTTACAAGAGAAAACTCGATTAATTAACACTAGTAAAAACGACCAGCCTTATAAAATATAGCCGACGAATTTTTGTCAAGTTCTTACCAATGAACATCACATCAATGATTTTGCTATTCACCAACTTGCTTCTATTGTTTTCAGTAAAGACAATAAAAATCAACAGCATAATTACAGTTTATTCAAAGAAATCTTAATCACACCTATCTGATACATTAATCATATTTCATAATAGTTCATACAATGTTGTTTGTAGACTAAATCAATAAGAATTAGAACGAATAAAGCGATTTACCTCTCTAATTTGGTTAATGACAGGACCATCAAGAGTTGCATAAATCCATATGTACGGCAAGCCAGAGTCATTCGCCCATGTGGAAGACCCGAGTCCGTAAACACAGGTCACTAAAGCCACTAACAACAATGGTATATAAGAGATAGCAAAGTGCAAGTGAACCATAAACGACTTCATTCATTCCAAACAGTTAAGTAATCAACAAGTCTCGGGTGTCACACCAAACATAGAATGAGGGTAAAAGGACAAAGCAGTTTTATATAACCAACTCTCTTGTAAAGAACAACACATCTCATTATCTATCCCTTTAGCGACGGCGAGCATCCCTGCTTGAATAATCACTATCTTTCCTCGATGATGAGTCCGATTGCCGACTTGAACCTTCTCCTTCCCTGTCGTTATAATCCCTTCTAGATCTTTCCTTCGATTTCTCCATACCATGTGTTCTGGATCTCTTGTCCTCCCTTGCATAATCATTTTCAGCATCGTGTCTTGTATATTGCGAATCATCAAGACGTCCTGATCTCTTTTGTTCCCTCCTATCATAAGAATCTCTAGACCTTGGCTCCCTTTCCACTCTATCTCTTTCTCCATGACCCTTTCCTCTGTAATTCTTCCCATCCGCATCAGGTTTGAAGTCTCCTCGATGGCCACCACCCTTCTTGGGACCATTAAACTTGTCATGATCCCACTTGGCGCTTCTATCCTCTTCATGACCCCAACCAGTATTTGCAGCTCTCTGTCCATAACAAAAGAGTGAAAGAAAACAAAATGTGAATAACAAGAATGTTCTTTTATATCAAAGAATCAAAAGCATATATATCTGAGGGTGAATGTCAACTTACTTTCTCGTCGTGGGAAAACTTGCAAGAATCACCACGAGTACAGTCTCCTCTCTGAAAAGCTCTGCACACACCACGTGCCTCTCTGTTCTGCTGTCGCGTCTCTTCGTCTTCCTCCTCTCGCTTAGTGTATTTGCTACAATGGTCCACCTTGATGGTCCTCCCCAAGACCTGAGCTCCATTCAGATTATCTGCAATTTGAAAAATCAGAATGTAAGCACAATTAGAACCAGTGTACAACAAGAAAGAGAATTAATTAAAGATTTGAGTTTTTTTATTTTTTTAAAAAAAAACGAACCAACAGCGAGAATGGTACTTCTTTGATCTTCATAAGCAAGAAAAGCAAAACCCTTTGATTTTCCAGTGCCCTTGTCTCTGATAAGATTGACATCAACGACTTCACCATATCTACAAATCCCGAAGAAATACAAACTCATCAAAACCAAAACCTACGAAGATGATACTACTGAATCAGGTCTTTAGGAAGCACTTACTGTGCGAAGACGGCGAGGAGATCACCCTCGGTGAGGTCGAAGGCTAATCCGCCGGCGTAGATATAGGCGGAGTTTTTGTACTTGGAGTGCCACGAGGCCTCCTCAGAGATCCCTAGATCTGATTCCTTGGCGTTTATAGCCTGTGTCCACTTTATCTGCGTCAATGGATTCATCCTCCCTTCACGGAGAGAAACAAACCCTAAGCTAATTACAACCGAACGAGAGAGAGAGAGTTAGTTGGAAAGAGGGATTACCTGAGCGGGTCGGGTTTATAATCAACTGACCCGGTCTGGCCCCCAATTTTTTTTATCTGGGCCGAGAGGAGTCTCTATAAAGGAAGGAACATTCCCAAATTCCAATAGGTTAAATTTAAGTTAGGCAGGAGCAAGAGCACAAGGTTGCATGCGGTATGGGGGAGGAGGAGGTTGGAGACATGTTATGTGCGTTACACACAGGCCTCATACCTGAACGTAGGGGTGGGCACTTTACCCGATATCCAAAGCCGCACCCGAACCCGATCCAAAAAACCCGAACCGAAGTAGCAAAATATCCGAATAGGTATTGAATTATGAGAGATTGGATATCCGAACCCGAACGGGTAATATCCGAACCCGAATGGATATCCGAACATATGTATAATTAACCATATATTTCTAGTTTACATCTCTCATTTTATATAAAATATTTATATTGATACTACACATTCTTTAGTTCATATGATATACATAGAATTACGGAGAAAATGATTTGATACTCACTTAAAATGCATGTCAAACTTTATATTTCAAGAATTAACAAAAAGTTACATCCAAAATTTAAAAACAATAACCAAATTAATGTATTTTTTAGTTTCAAAATGTTAAGTCCAAATCTATTAACCATTCAATCTATTAAAAATAAAAAAATTAGTAAAATGAAAGTTATATTTTTAAATACAAGAAATTTGAGATATGAAAAATTTTAATTTTTTTTTCAAAATCTTAATATCCGAACCCGATCAGAAATAACTGAACCCGAACTAAAAATACTCGAACCCGACCCGAAGTACAGAAATACTTGAATGGGTTCTATATCCGAAAATCCGAAATACCCGATCCGAACCCGAACGGGTACCCGAACATCCACCCCTACCTGAACGGAACCTTGTACTACGCTGCCTCCAGGAGAG
The DNA window shown above is from Brassica oleracea var. oleracea cultivar TO1000 chromosome C3, BOL, whole genome shotgun sequence and carries:
- the LOC106335312 gene encoding putative receptor-like protein kinase At3g47110 isoform X1 — translated: MGFTFKVMRLILVSAFLVIVPFEDLDMLCAQTIRLTEETDKQALLEFKAHVSETNRVVLDSWNDSLPLCMWTGVKCGSKHRRVTGVDLGGLKLTGIVSPFIGNLSFLRSLNLADNFFRGAIPFEVGNLFRLQYLNMSNNFLGGALPVVLSNCSSLSSLDLSSNHFEQGVPAEFGSLSKLVLLSLGRNNLTGKFPASLGNLTSLQMLDIIYNQMDGEIPGSIARLKQMVFFRIALNKFTGVFPLPIYNMSSLVFLSITGNSFSGSLRPDFGSLLPNLQILYMGINNFTGSIPESLSNISNLQQLDIPSNHLNGKIPLSFGRLRNLLRLGLNNNSLGSYSSGDLDFLGAMANCTRLQYLNVGMNKLGGQLPMSIANLSTQLTELSLGINFISGSIPHGIANLVRLQALDMGENLLTGKLPPSFGELSELRKVLLYSNQLSGEIPSSLGNITWLTYLYLINNTFEGSIPSSLGRCSYLLDLNLGTNKLNGSIPHELMELPSLIILNVSFNSLVGPLREDVGNLKFLLGLDVSYNKLSGQIPSSLGNCLSLEYLWLQGNSFVGSIPDMRRLTGLRFLDLSKNNLSGTIPEYLANFSKLQNLNLSMNNFEGAVPTEGIFGNTSAMSIAGNINLCGGIPSLLLEPCSVELPRKHSSSVKKIIAICVSSGIASLLLLSLSVFYICRYKQRTKNVRGNNNENDRSLSPVKSVYEKISYDELYKITGGFSSSNLIGSGNFGAVYKGFLGSKNKIVAIKVLNLSKRGAAKSFMAECEALGGVRHRNLVKLVTVCSSVDSEGNGFRALVYEFMANGNLDMWLHPEESDGPSRRTLTLLERLNIAIDVASALVYLHTYCHSPIAHCDLKPSNILLDEDLTAHVSDFGLARLLLKFDRESFHTKFSSAAVRGTIGYAAPEYGMGGHPSIVGDVYSFGILLLEMFTGKRPTNELFVDGLTLHGFTKSAILQERRAVDITDQSILCGADDPVLGVEMVECLSQLVYQVGVRCSEESPVDRISMAEALRKLISVRDTFIVAVRPFR
- the LOC106335312 gene encoding putative receptor-like protein kinase At3g47110 isoform X2, with amino-acid sequence MGFTFKVMRLILVSAFLVIVPFEDLDMLCAQTIRLTEETDKQALLEFKAHVSETNRVVLDSWNDSLPLCMWTGVKCGSKHRRVTGVDLGGLKLTDNFFRGAIPFEVGNLFRLQYLNMSNNFLGGALPVVLSNCSSLSSLDLSSNHFEQGVPAEFGSLSKLVLLSLGRNNLTGKFPASLGNLTSLQMLDIIYNQMDGEIPGSIARLKQMVFFRIALNKFTGVFPLPIYNMSSLVFLSITGNSFSGSLRPDFGSLLPNLQILYMGINNFTGSIPESLSNISNLQQLDIPSNHLNGKIPLSFGRLRNLLRLGLNNNSLGSYSSGDLDFLGAMANCTRLQYLNVGMNKLGGQLPMSIANLSTQLTELSLGINFISGSIPHGIANLVRLQALDMGENLLTGKLPPSFGELSELRKVLLYSNQLSGEIPSSLGNITWLTYLYLINNTFEGSIPSSLGRCSYLLDLNLGTNKLNGSIPHELMELPSLIILNVSFNSLVGPLREDVGNLKFLLGLDVSYNKLSGQIPSSLGNCLSLEYLWLQGNSFVGSIPDMRRLTGLRFLDLSKNNLSGTIPEYLANFSKLQNLNLSMNNFEGAVPTEGIFGNTSAMSIAGNINLCGGIPSLLLEPCSVELPRKHSSSVKKIIAICVSSGIASLLLLSLSVFYICRYKQRTKNVRGNNNENDRSLSPVKSVYEKISYDELYKITGGFSSSNLIGSGNFGAVYKGFLGSKNKIVAIKVLNLSKRGAAKSFMAECEALGGVRHRNLVKLVTVCSSVDSEGNGFRALVYEFMANGNLDMWLHPEESDGPSRRTLTLLERLNIAIDVASALVYLHTYCHSPIAHCDLKPSNILLDEDLTAHVSDFGLARLLLKFDRESFHTKFSSAAVRGTIGYAAPEYGMGGHPSIVGDVYSFGILLLEMFTGKRPTNELFVDGLTLHGFTKSAILQERRAVDITDQSILCGADDPVLGVEMVECLSQLVYQVGVRCSEESPVDRISMAEALRKLISVRDTFIVAVRPFR
- the LOC106335313 gene encoding zinc finger CCCH domain-containing protein 42 isoform X1, which translates into the protein MNPLTQIKWTQAINAKESDLGISEEASWHSKYKNSAYIYAGGLAFDLTEGDLLAVFAQYGEVVDVNLIRDKGTGKSKGFAFLAYEDQRSTILAVDNLNGAQVLGRTIKVDHCSKYTKREEEDEETRQQNREARGVCRAFQRGDCTRGDSCKFSHDEKRAANTGWGHEEDRSAKWDHDKFNGPKKGGGHRGDFKPDADGKNYRGKGHGERDRVEREPRSRDSYDRREQKRSGRLDDSQYTRHDAENDYAREDKRSRTHGMEKSKERSRRDYNDREGEGSSRQSDSSSRKDSDYSSRDARRR
- the LOC106335313 gene encoding zinc finger CCCH domain-containing protein 42 isoform X2, whose translation is MNPLTQIKWTQAINAKESDLGISEEASWHSKYKNSAYIYAGGLAFDLTEGDLLAVFAQYGEVVDVNLIRDKGTGKSKGFAFLAYEDQRNNLNGAQVLGRTIKVDHCSKYTKREEEDEETRQQNREARGVCRAFQRGDCTRGDSCKFSHDEKRAANTGWGHEEDRSAKWDHDKFNGPKKGGGHRGDFKPDADGKNYRGKGHGERDRVEREPRSRDSYDRREQKRSGRLDDSQYTRHDAENDYAREDKRSRTHGMEKSKERSRRDYNDREGEGSSRQSDSSSRKDSDYSSRDARRR